GTCAGCGGCCCGTGCCGGGGCCGGGTTGGCGGTTGACGCCCCGGATCGCTCAGACGCCGCCCGCCCAGCCGTGTCGCTCAGCTGTCCTGAGGCATTCCCTGTGGCACGATGGTCTGGATGATGTTGGCATCCAGCTCCTCGAACGCGTGCAAGCCTATCGTGTCATAGAGTTCCTGCCGGGTCTGCATGCGGTCCAGCATCTTGTGGGTGCCGCCCTCCGCCTTGATCGAGGCGTAGAGTTCGGCCTGCGCCCTGTTGGCGATGCGCAGCGACGATACCGGCCAGATCACCATCTTGTAACCCATCGCCTCGAACTCGGAGGCGGTGAAGAAGGGCGTCTTTCCGAATTCGGTCATGTTGGCGAGCAGCGGCACGTTCGGCATCGCCGCGTGGAACTTTTCGAACATCTCGCGGCTGGTGAGGCCTTCGGGGAAGATCGCGTCGGCCCCGGATTCGACATAGAGCTTCGCACGCGCGATGGCGGCATCGAAGCCCTCTACTCCCACCGCGTCAGTCCTCGCGACGATGACGAGATCGCGGCGCGCCTTGGCCGCCGCGGCCACCTTGGCGGCCATG
This genomic window from Sphingobium cloacae contains:
- the prpB gene encoding methylisocitrate lyase, with translation MPYLLSADLPTEPAGKRFRAGLERPGIYQLPGAHNGQAAIQARQAGFDGLYLSGAAMTASMGLPDLGIITVDEVAFFIRQIVRATGLPLLVDGDTGYGEALNVMHMIRTFEDAGAGAVHLEDQILPKKCGHLNGKSLVSPTDMAAKVAAAAKARRDLVIVARTDAVGVEGFDAAIARAKLYVESGADAIFPEGLTSREMFEKFHAAMPNVPLLANMTEFGKTPFFTASEFEAMGYKMVIWPVSSLRIANRAQAELYASIKAEGGTHKMLDRMQTRQELYDTIGLHAFEELDANIIQTIVPQGMPQDS